Within Rhododendron vialii isolate Sample 1 chromosome 12a, ASM3025357v1, the genomic segment CTCAGGTTCTGTTTTTCCCTCTCGTTTTTTCAGTTCATTCCGAGGCATCCCCTTTGTCTGgatccagtttttttttttttggatcaacaACTACAAATAGGTCCCAATTTAAGTAAGGGGGAACCGGGAAGATTACTCTCTATttgtctttttcctttattgttcTGATATAACTTTCATTAAGCATCAGTATCACCTGATCTATGCAAATTTAATCAACTAGTCCTGCACAAAACATCCACACCTTTCTAAACATCAATTTTGAGGAGTCATTTtctggtggagagagagagagagagagagagagagagagagagagagagagagatgggtaatAGTGCTATTTGTAGTGTTGGAGTAGTtggtttgtcccacatcgccaGAGGAAGAGGTATTAAAAGGGTTAATAAACAGGCGAATGAGAGAAACAAAGTGTCCCTTCggggacatccgataaaattggaacgatacAGAGAAGATTGGCCCCTGCGCAAGGATGACACGCACAAATCgagaaatggtccaaattttttttattcccaTTCCCTCGGTTTTTCAACCTTGGAGACACGCCACACATTTGATGCCATTGGATGGACCACCAAGGGTCCAGGACCAGagcaccctctctctctctctctctccaattgaTATGTTTCCTTTGTTCTAGACAGCTTCTGGGtttcctaaaaacaaaaaatgagaaatcGAACTCTGTTCTGGGTGATTTGAAGTGATTCGTTTTACGTATTTTAGCTATGAAAGGATTATAGTCAAGTAAAAATACTTCTAGCGATTCCTTCCTATTCTCCATCCTTCTGACCTGGGAAGCTTTTTCTCTGTCCAGAGATAAACCACTCCCTTGGTCTCCTATCTCCTGGTGTGTATGGTGGAACAACCACGGCACCAAATGAAGCGGCATTGGCTCTGGTTCAGGCGGTGGTTTGCTGCCGGTATGCTGTTTAAGCTATTTGCATTTTCTCTGTATGCTGCTTGGAACATATGCTTAGATTGGGCTGAgacagtttttgtttttacctgGCATAAGCTCACACACAAGTCCTTGCTGAAACTTGCAAATAGATGCATAAATGCTTGTGTCAAGGCCTGTCTGTTATCCTTTCTGATTTTTTCCGTGCTTTATCGGTacgttttttttaatttttgaagactTTATCGATACCTACAGGAAGAAGAAATGGAGAAAATATCTGATGGGGTAACCAAACTGAACGAAGTTAAGCCTTTTGTCCCACTCAATTGGTTTCACTAATCATTTCTTGTTATTTGGCTCTGTCAAGGGCTTACCTATTCAATCAAGTTTCGTACATTCATACCGTTATTACCTCAATACTCCATGTGTGTTGATCGAAAGAACTTTTAGCTTTCAGTTACTGAATAAGGTTTGCAATTGCTTCATAGAACTTGTGGATACGCATTGGGGTTACTAAAATATTCCATCTAGCATTGAGTCCATTTTCTTCCTCTGTGCCAGTAGTGTTGTAGTTGTTAGTTTGTCTGTCCCACAtcgccagagagagagagagagagagagagagagagagagttgtgggtATTGGTGCTTTTGTAGTGTTGTAATAGctagtttgtcccacatcgctagTTGAAGAGCTTTTAAAAGGGTTAATATAGAGGCACATGGATGAACAAAGTGTCCCTTCggggacatccgataaaattggaacgatacAGAGAAGATTAGCATGGCCCCTGCGCAAGGATGACACGCACAAATCgagaaatggtccaaatttttttcttcccttttacCCCAGTTTTCTGATCTTGATTACCTCTGGCAATTCCTACCTATTCTGAGATAGTTTTGTCAATTCTCTACCCAGAGATAGACCTCCCAGGCTTCCATGGCCTCCATCCTTGTGACTTGGAAAGCCATTTCTCTACCCGGAGATAGACCTCCCAGGCTTCCATGGCCTCCTGGTCTCAACTATGTAATAGTTTTGTCAATTTTACCATATGCAGGACATACCATCTAAGAGTCGCACTATTGAAGAAATTGAATCATAAGTTTGTAAACGCCTTCAGGTGAAATCCGTATCCATTGAAAGTCCAGACAGAGCCTAATGGGTGTTTTGATTTGGCACTGATCTTATTACCTTCATTGGCATCAGTATCACCTTATCTATGCATTAAAAATCAACTAATCCTGGACAAACCTTCCACATCTTGCTCACTTTATTTTTGAACTGCTGGATATTGGGACTGTTTCATTTTGTAGGGATATTCACCTTCCTAAACATCAATTTCGAGGAGTCatcttcagagagagagagagagagagagagacttgtgGGTAGTAGTGCTTTTTGTAATGTTTTAGTAATAGATGgtagtttgtcccacatcggcaTTGGAAGAGATATTAAAAGGGTTAATATAAACGCGAATTTATCAACATATTGGCCCTTTAGGGACATctgataaaattggaacgatacAGAGAAGATTAACATGGCTCATGCACAAAGATGACACTCACAAATTGAGAAacgattcaaatttttttcttcccttttggcCCTCAGTTTTCTAACCTCAACATGCCACACATTGATGCCATTGGATGGACCACCAATGGTCCAAGACCAGAGAGCACCCAGTATAtttttacctctctctctctcccacacacagacacacatcAATTGATTTGTTTCGTTACTCTGGACGGATTTCTGGGTtacctaaaaataaaaaatgaaaaaaataaactttgttCGGGGCGATACAACGGGCGGATCGTCGCCCTCGCAGTTTGTGTTTAGATTTTTGAATTTCTATAGGGTTTGTTGAACAGgagaaaaaatgagaaacaatAGCTATGTTGAATAATATctcgaagtaccaaaaaaaataaaaaaatcgcCATTTTGAATAGCTTTTATGATGGCTTTTTATTTTGCACCTATCTATCTTCAAAACAAGATCCAAAGACAGTCAACAGTCCTATGGTTCGACGTTCTTGCTTGTTTAGATCCAGTGATCGCATGCAAACGTACAATCAAACCCTAACCAAGCCCCCTAAGCAGTACTCACGAAACCATCGATATCGTGTTTATTCTCCATTGAAGTGTAACTATTGTTTAGTTTGCCATTGTTTTATCCTAGCTACATCCATCCACGGTTCCAAGCATTGATTCAACTGGAAACAAAGCACAAGCCAAAGAATCTTCTTGTCCATGTTCCTCACATGCAGATAGGAGGCCACTCTCGAGAAAAGAAGTCGAAGAGTAGGAGAGGAAACAACAAACCATTTGGACGCATCCACGTATGTATAAAATTAGGGCATATCTGGTCACTTGAAGATGGTGAAAGATTGTTCAAATCTAGTTATCTAAACATGTTAAGAATGAAAACTATCGAAACATGTTAAAACTTGCTCCAGGATGGCCATTAACAGAGCAGGCTATAAGAAGGCATGTCTTCGATCTGTACGACATCATCCATTAGGAATTCCTTTTCCAGCTGAGCCCGAGTTGATTTCAAAACATcctgaaaaaaatgaaagttaaaATCAGCAAACTGCAACACGGACTTTTGAGATAAAAACCAGGAGTGTACGAAGGAAAAATGGAGAATGATAAGTTCTTTGCTAAAACTGTTACAGCATATGAATAATGAGTTGAAAGGAGTCGTGTGCGAAATCAACTTCATTTCAACTTTAATGTGAACTTGAGGCagtgtttggatcttgaatttgtgAAGGCTAGAAAATAAAGTATAAGCTGTTTTTCGCCCTCCTGGTTGTGTCAGGCATACGAGAACGAGAATAATAAGTTTAAGAAATATTTATTCTGTAATTTGTATCAATGATTAAAAACATGTAATTCTTCTAAACATAaaatgaaagaacaaattataaGGTAGGTCACTCACATTGAACTCCATGTATGTGGCATTTCTCTCTAGCCACTGCTTGTCCATAACCATGAAGGCCACACAATAAAGTAAGTCAAACGCCCACTCATTTTCTgcaaatgcatcaaataattCTCGTTATAGCCAAAACAATAAACTCAATACAACAATATGAAATGGCTACTAGgaatcagattttttttttgataagcatgtgctcgggtcagcttacgtgcaccttgATAATATCTGCAAGAAATCAAGTTGCAGGATCTTTACCTGATAATATCTGCAAGAAAGATGCTCTCACAAATGTCTTGGGTTTTGCTGCAAGTATTCATATCAATTGCATAAGCATTaccaagaggaaaaaaaaaattgcctaaaGCAAAGAGAAGATTATGGTAATTTAGCACAGCTCAGGAGTGCACACTTACGGAGGGGCCTAGAGGATGAATTCTTTTCCAATTTACGTATATAAGTGCATAGTTGATCAAATATTTGACACTACAAATAAGAGGTACTTCGACTTACCGGTATTAAGATCAAGCATTTGCATGATCATGTATGTGATATTTACACCCGCAACAGCAAATGGATATTCCCATGCAGATCGCTTGCCTCCTTGCTTATTTAACAGACGCTGGAAAGATGTCTGCAGCAAATTCaatgaaaactaaaaaaacaatCATAAAGCGTCCTTAGATATGTACCATAGTTGCAAAAGATCAGCTACTTGTGAAAAGGCCGGCAACTCCATAGCCATTCCCaggtagataaatgtttatggTGTCATTACGAACTGTGAGCCAAAGTGAATaataggggaaaaaaacttGTAGCTCATTTACAATAGTGGACCACGCAGAAGTAGATGCCTCATGAAGAAAAAGTACGCCTTGGCAAGCTCGGATCTTTTTCTTATCGGCAAAGGAAAATTTCATCATCATTGAATGGCAAATTAGGATCTTACCGAAAATGTCTTGGCAAAAAACAGTAAGTTCTCCAAGGAAATGAAACCAGCGCCTCTGTTCAACAAGTGAACTCAAGATAATGAGGAAAAGGCCAAGAACTATTGGACGTCATAGATAAACGACCAAACAAAAGTTGACAAAGAACAAAAGCAACCTGAAATCAGTTGATGGATCTCTCCCCTGCCAACCCATTTCTTTCCATTGGTCGGATACTAAACCATGGAGCTCCTGCCCAGGGTATGTGGCAGACCATAGAGCTTTCAAAGCTTCCTGAGGGTGTAAATATCTTATAACTAACTCAAACAAATAGTGTATCAATAaagcaaaatacaaaataaaattaacacTGCCCTTGTactttttttgtaatgtgtcaTATTTTTAGGCCATTAACTGGTAAGATAAGAAATTTTAGATACAACAGGATTGTAGACAAATTTAGGCACAAAACACACCTGATGTTCCACTCTAGAAGCATCAAAGTGAATCTTCATCCGATGCCTCAACCTTTTAAGTCTCTCTTCCTGTATATTTGTTATCACATATAGAAAACACAACAAATCAGGAAGACTGATTTATGCAGAAAGGGCTATATCTTCCTGAAATCATCGAAAGAAAATTCTTTTCATCATTGGGTTTCCAACCTCTACCAAagagttttggaggaaaaacGAGCAGAAGTCCTTTTTGGTCAAGAAAGTACcgaagaaagaacaaagaatgAAAGGGAATCCGCAATGTCTAAACGTGATTAATACAACATATTTCTATTGGCAGAAGTAACAGAGCATCTCAACGTGGAACAAATGGGAAGGAACTTAGGACTAAATTGAAGAGGGATGTTATGTTCATTGCATGTTTCCATAATACTATGAAAACCACAACACAAATTGATGTATTCTCAGTTTGCTGCCAGTTCATGTTTTCTTTAATTAGTACGTCCTATCGCTAGTTCTTTGATACAAGTATGTATCAATAAAGATCCAACTTCTTCgtcaaattcaaaaactaagTTCTATGAAGAagaggagtaattctttgttttctatttcCTTGGGAGAAAAATTAAGATGAAAATAAAGAGGTCCTACCCAAAAAGAAACCAAGGAATttaatttcctcttttttctcttctcaaaAAAATTCTGTATTGAAAATGCATGTTAGAAATCATTGATGTCTACCTGTAAGGGCGTCAAATTGATGCAAATGCGTTCATAACTTCCCTTAGGCTTGAAGCAAACACAAGTGAGGCCTTTCCCCATCCGATTTGGTGTCCCATGAGCTGCATCATCTGCAATCAACCAGTTGACTCTTACCTTCAACCTTGGATTCTAAAGCATAATCATTACTCGGTCAATTTTATGCC encodes:
- the LOC131311300 gene encoding uncharacterized protein LOC131311300 isoform X1, producing MLRRDPYAPPSLLAGYQMPSLFRRFSRLKVRVNWLIADDAAHGTPNRMGKGLTCVCFKPKGSYERICINLTPLQEERLKRLRHRMKIHFDASRVEHQEALKALWSATYPGQELHGLVSDQWKEMGWQGRDPSTDFRGAGFISLENLLFFAKTFSTSFQRLLNKQGGKRSAWEYPFAVAGVNITYMIMQMLDLNTAKPKTFVRASFLQILSENEWAFDLLYCVAFMVMDKQWLERNATYMEFNDVLKSTRAQLEKEFLMDDVVQIEDMPSYSLLC
- the LOC131311300 gene encoding uncharacterized protein LOC131311300 isoform X2 yields the protein MSFVERSQLGCCVAIRTLPPHSSPVTRCPHSSAASQDDAAHGTPNRMGKGLTCVCFKPKGSYERICINLTPLQEERLKRLRHRMKIHFDASRVEHQEALKALWSATYPGQELHGLVSDQWKEMGWQGRDPSTDFRGAGFISLENLLFFAKTFSTSFQRLLNKQGGKRSAWEYPFAVAGVNITYMIMQMLDLNTAKPKTFVRASFLQILSENEWAFDLLYCVAFMVMDKQWLERNATYMEFNDVLKSTRAQLEKEFLMDDVVQIEDMPSYSLLC